The DNA sequence GTATACTGTTAAGCTTTTAATTTAAGTTAATCAACTATAAAGACTGGATCAATTAGTCGTATAAAAACTAAAGCCAATTTGATATTTATCATAATTAGTATTCAAGTAATCAGATCTAGGGGAAGTTAAATTAAACAGCAAGGGATATTAACACTAAAGGGGTCTGAATTTCTCAGTTAAAGTCTGAGGGATAAAGATAATAAGAGCCAAGTAAAGCATTTAAATTAATTCCCTATAAAATAGTGATGTCAGCACATGGGAAGCAGCTGATTGGCcagcccatttaaatcttcagcttaTTCCTGTTAAATTAGTTAATAGTCCAATAGAGGCATGGTAGGTGAGGGCATCACAGTCCCATGGAGTGCATGTTCTACATGGGAATTCCAGGATGCTTTTCACATCCTgaacaaccacatgtgcaggaagcatGGTCAGCTGAAGCACAGGTTTGAACCTGAACTGCATCTGGAGTCCCTGCCTTGCATCCACAAGGTTGAGTGTTTCATGGGTAGCACGTTTCTGGGTATATTTCACCCCAGAGCTTAAAGGTATGCAGGCTGCGAGGGCGTGGGTGACCACACGCAGTCAaggaggaccaggcaggtagtgcagctTGCTCTCCAACCGATATTCAGTTCTGAAAGTGATGGCTCCTTGGAGTGCAGCTCAAGCCAAGTCCAAATCACCACAGGTGACTCGGCTATACAGGGGTGCAGTAAGTAGTTTGGGAAAGCAATTGTAGTCGTGGATTCTATTCATTAGGGGAACAGGAAGGAGTTTCTGTAGTCCCAAACATTTGGAAtggttaagggaaaatcatgtttaaccagctTGAGTTTTTCTGATGAGGGTCGTGCTGTCGATGTGGTGCATGTGCACTTCCAAacggcatttgataaagtgccaaatAATAAGCTAGTCAGCAAAGTCAaagtccatggaataaaagggacaatggaagcatggatatgaagttgatTGAATGACAGGAAATGGAagtgtagtggtgaatggttgatTTGCAGACTGGAGGAAAGTATATAGTGTGGCTCCCCAGGGGTCAGGTTAACACCATTGCTTCCTTGATCTATATCAATCACCTAGACTTGtgtacagcaaacaattacaaGTTGTACCGGTGACACAATACTTGCaactattgtgaactgtgaaaagTATAGTGAGAAACTTCAAGAGGGCATAGGCTActggaatgggtggacacatggctgatgaaatttaatgtaagtgatgcattttagtaggaagaatgaggaaagtcAATATGAATTAAAGGAAACAATTCTAAAAAGGGGTACAGGAGCAAAAAGacttgggggtatatgtgcacaggTCATTGAAGGTAGTGGGTGAGAAACAGGTCAAGCTATATGGGAttatgggctttataaatagaggcagagagtacaaaagcaaggaattcatggtgaacttttataaaacactggttcagctcaACTGGAGTATTCTGTCCTTTTCACCAACTCTGGtcaccacaatttaggaaggatgtgaagacattaggctggacacaaaaaaaaattgataatTCTTCCAGGCATAAGgaatttcagttacatggatagattggaaaaggtTCATCCTTATTAAGGAAGGTTGGGGTGAGATTTGATGGTGGTGCTCAAAATCAGGAGCAGTCAGGACAGTAGCTaggagggtcaagaaccagaatACACCAATTTACAGTGAATGACAAAAGGACCAAAGGCAACATGGGGGAAAAGGGTGTTTTTCATTaaaacaagtggttaggatcaggaacgtACTGCAGGCAGATTCaaccatggctttcaaaaggaacttGGATCATTATcttgagaaatttgcagggccatggggaaaaggcaggggtgtgggactagTTGAGTTGCTCCTTTAGAGAATTGGTATGCACATGACAGGCTGAAACTGCCTCCTGCTCTGTAGCCATTTTAGGATTTTTTATTATCCAATTTAAGTTCATCTTTTGCTATTTCATATTTATGACCTTTGATACCATAGTCATAATTCTAGAATAATGTACTCAATTCATTCTAATCAAGTCAATATACTTGCATTATTCCATTTGTAAAATTTGATCAAGTCTCTCATTGTAGCTCATTAACATGCACTTGGTCTTCTCTGTACCCTCACCAATGCTTGCAAATCATGTTTATATCATAAttaccagaactgcatgcattaTCATTGTCCAACAAGCACACTAGTCTCAGCACAATCCCAGAGGGATTTGTATCTGTTATTCTGGCTATATATCTAACAATTttagctttcttaattgcttCCCATACTGTAAACATTTAGCACATTTGAGCAAATATTCAGGTAGTGTAAAACATTTCCTAGTTCAAATTCAtatattaaatacatttttaaaaagcacctATATAGCCATGTGCAATCTAGAATTTCTGGATTTCTCCCACTCAGAAGAATGTCAGGACTAGTTTCTTACCTTGCCTACATCACGCTCAAAGTCCACATACTCCCGTGTGGGTGTTTGTCGCTGTTCTCCATGCCAATTTGCCGGAAAAAACTGCAGAGATAGATTGGTTCCAGAGGCCACAAAAGCCTTTCAGAAAAATCAATACAAACTGTATTAGAGAACAGGACTTTAAATAAGTTATGCAGTCATTTATTTTTTATATCAGTGCTATGTCCTGAGGTTACAGTCTGCCAGGCGGCACTGCATACTCCAAACTCTGGAATTACATGATAAAACATGAactcatcattttttttttaagtgtacaGTTACAGGCATCTGATTCTGCTTTGACACATAGCCCAGAAGATGTCGATAGCACGGGATATTGCACTAATCAATAACACAGGCATTAGTTAACTTGGTCACTGCTCAGAATAATTATGCACTTTGAAAAGCTGAACATATAATGATGATTATTTCTAGTGAGACATGATCAAGTACAATCAGGGAGACTTTTACAATGCTAATAACGATCAGTTATGCACCCCTCAATAAAATGTTCAACATTGTGGGACTGAATTAGTATTATAGCATGGTCTGCAGTGCAAATGTCATGTTGTCCAAGGGGAAGTGGTGGAAAGTTACTGAGCATTCTGCCAAGTTGGGAAGGGAAATGAAAGTGAAAGAAAATGTGGACAGAAAAGCAAATGTACAAAAATAAACAACCACTTGTGCATCAGTTCCTGGATACAGGAATATAAATGCTGTGTCCCGTGCTCAATTTGAGATTGTTGTTTACCTGGGATTTATTTTGCCAAACTACAACATATATAATCATGTAATATCAATTCAATCCATTTAATGCATTGATATAGGAGCTTGTACAAGTTTGCTACGCAAATAgatgccattaaaaaaaaaacccaaatccatcctcacttggaaatatatcgccattccttcactattgctggggtcaaattcctggaacttgctccctaactgcactgagcgtatctacaccacatggactgcagtggttcaaggcggtggtggctcactgccaccttctcaagggcaattagggatgggcaataaatgctggcctagctagcaactcccacagcccatgaatggataaaaaaaatcttaaaacagGTCAAGAACAGACTTGCCATTGTGCAAAAATAGAGGAGGTGCCAAACAAGGAAAAATACttacagaaaatgcttgaaatacttaGGTCTAGCAGAATCTGTGGACAGGGAAACATTTGACCTTCTAGATCAATGACCGTTCATTCTTTTGTTTCTGAtgaagtcatcaacctgaaacattcaccctgtttttctttctctctatagatgctgccagaccctgttgagtatttccagcattttttttttaaatttctgatttccagcatctgcagtattttgctcttggtGAAATATTTACTATCACCTCAAAGTCAACATGCTTGTGGTCTAGAGATGAAATGGCCTTCCGtaactgctttaaaaaaaaagaaacttcTAGTATTGCTAGAAAATGTTTGATTAAAAATGGCAAATTTTCCAATTAAAAGCTTTTGAATTTCAATGATGAATGGCTCAGAATAGCAGTGCAGCTGATGGAGCTTTATCACTCAATGTCACAGATCAGAAGGATGCAGGGTGGATGAGTTTTTGATTGCAAACATGTTAGAAAGCCAAAATGGGCTCCCTTCACACAGTCCGACAGCTATTGGTTCCCACAGATGGGAAATGGTATATAGCCTAGAAGGGGGAAAATTATAAACAGTTAAAAATTATCAGATAATTTTGTCCACTGCATTCTACCCCAGAATTGCAAAGTTATTCTTTACGGATGAAATCAGGctcgttttaaaaaaaaagtctgaaaTCATCCTGACAGCTCATCGTCAAAGTTTCTGAGGCATGCCTCAGTCTCTCAGACTGACATACTAGGAGAGTTCATGTTTGACCCTGCTGTTCTGGGTTATCTGATCTCAGATGAAGCAGTGTTAAGAATGTAaccattttattttaattcattcatggaatatgggcagaagccagcatttattggccattcccaatggtggtggtgagctatcttcttgaattgctgcactcTGCTTAAGGTACTCCCAATGTAATTAGGGAAGGAGTCCCAGGAATTTGGTGCAGCAAcaataaaggaacagtgatatatttcaaaaTCAGTATGGTGTGCGacttgggggcggggggtggggtaagtgttcCCACATGCTTGCTACCCTTGTCTTTCTTGGTGGTAGAAATCATCAGTTTGAGAGCAGCTAATAAAGAAACCTTGCCAAGCTGCAGCTGTGCATCTTGTACTTAGCACATGCTGCAATCATGGTACAGTGCTATGCTCTGGATTATGTCCAGCTTTGATGGGCattggaggtgcactcatcccgGCAAGCTTGGAGTATTCCAGCATACTCctggtttgtgccttgtagatattgGAAAGGCTCTGGGGaattaggaaagtaatttgtcaCAGAATGCTCACCTCCACTTGTAACCACCGTGTTTATGTGGttggcccagttaagtttctggtcaatgatccCAGGGTGACAATGTAATGCCACTCAATGCCTCCAACAAGAGTGAGTGACAGTCATTGCTTggcatgtggcatgaatgttaatttCCCAAAACATCCAGCAATAAGAAGGGAAACTTTTATCATGAATCGTCAATCAAGCAGAGTCCAAATAATATCAAAAGGCAATTAGTtaattgaaaaagaaaaaaattacagaATGAGAAAGCACGTGGAAGCTTGGGATGAGTCTTTGTGGCACTCTTGTAGAAAGCACAAGCATAAACTTGATTGGCTGTACAATCTGTGCTGTGACAACATGATTACTATTGCAGCAACCTCAACTGGAAGGGCTCATGTACAAAAGCTACAAGACAATAGGATTGTGCTTGGCCAAGATGTCCTTCACAATCAGACAGCCTATCAGCACTGGCTGTAGCGGCTCAAATGTGACGGGAACATGGATGATTGGATTCACCCCAATGAAGGAATTAGCACTGAAGTTATGCAGTAGACACATAAAaagtattttatatttatttgagAAACTTTATTTTACCCATGAAGAATTTCAGAGGCTGAACAAATGACACGATTACCTATGTATGCAACAATAAATTGAGCACAATTAAAATAACCATGTACTGCAAAATAGGATATTTTCATTTGCTTTCTCAAATTTCTCATGCACTAATTTATCATAAAAATGAAACCTGTGCAAATCTTAGTGATGGTAATGATCTTAGCACTGTGCCATCAGACCCAATTGATACCAAGCTCCCTACCAAAATTTACCATTCCTCAAATTTCCCTATGTTAGAGGTGCTCCAACCAAAATGGCACTTAATTCACAAGTTCTCTCCTGACGTAAATACAAATTAGCCAGGTAATTGAGTCTATATATCTGAAtcccagcacccacccacccccctgccaaaaaGTACATTTCTGAGCCAATGAAACACTTGTCCGGAGTGAAATCCTGCTTGCCTATAACAGTGCTCAAGAAATATACTGGAAGCTTTGTGAACCAGATTAAGATCTGACGAGCCTTATATATTTgcaaacattaaataaagatgaaGTGGAGCACAAAGATCTAAACATTGCACAATGCCACTGAATTCAAACAAATATTAGTGTGTCCAATTATTTTTCTGCTTGAGGGAAGCTGCCATTCCCAAGaggattaaaaaaaatgtttggcaGCTCCAAATGTAATTCATATTGACAGATCAGTTAGGAGAAAAAAACATTTGCTCAGTATGTTCATTGTCCAGTTTCATCCTTAGGAGATAGCTCATTTAGACTAATTCATTACAAAATAGGCCACTGAACTGTATCCCATCCTGGACTGTACTGTGACCACCTGACACCAGGTGGATATAAAATCTAGATTACCTCAGGAGGAATGGTCAGATTTACCTGCagaatgaagtttttttttattttcatcagtctgaaaaaaaaatctgaaatatgAACTTTAAATGCTGCAAACACACAGCACCCCCAAAAAAAGGGGGCGGGGGAGAACAGGTTACCAACTGCACTGACATCCTGATGGAGAATCCACCCAAACTAATAGTAAGATGTATCAGTAAGACTATTAGTAAACCTGCCTTTCTCTTCTGCACACTGGCTACCCGCACTAGTATTCACTGCGTTCCCTGTTTCTATACCAAGGGACAAAGTAGAGCCCTGCCAGTCGGCTTGCAGTTTGAGGGTGCCGCTCCTTGCCAAGTTATTTAATGTCAGGTACTGCCTGTGCTCTGTGTTTTGTTGGTGCCAATAACCAAGTGAGGAAGGGTTTTTACTACTCACAATCTCAGACCTGCCGTCCCTACAGGCGTTCTGAAATCGCATCTGTCTCTCATCGTGCGGCCGGTCACGGAAACCTGTGTATTTAATCTATGGAGGGAAAagaaatgagagaaagagaaaagttaAAACCGTCGCCAGCGCGAATAATAGGTAAATAAACGTGGGAAAACcaaccctcccctctccccggGAGCGGGGGACTTGCAACCTCAGCACTGAGTGAAGCAGGGCCAGTGGGTGGCCATGTGTCCCCCGCCCCCGGCGTGGCGCGGCCCGACCCGACCCGGCCTCTCCTCCcgcacaccaaccccctcaccaccccccagccGAGCAGCAACTCGGGCAAACTTTCCCCGCGCACCGCtttacccctccctcccctccagctCCAGCTATGCCCGGCTTTTCACCTCGCATTCCCGGCTAAGTTTGCGGAAGAACTCCTCGTTCTCGAACTTGCTCCTCTGATCGGAAACGACTCGAGGCATCTTTCCAGGTTctgtctgactgagtgagtgtgtgagtgtgtgtgtcggacTCGGTGCTGCCGGCTCGGGCTGGCTGGCTAACTCACTCGCGCGCACTCACTTCCTCTAGGCTCGCGGGCGGCGCCTCTCGCGCTCTCACTTCCTCCCCAGGAACTTCACTCACTGCACCATTCACAGCCAGCGGGCGGCAGCAGCGCGCAGGCGCATACTCGCCCCGCGCTCTCCTCATTTACATGTAACCTGCAGTGTGCAGCTTCTCATTGGACCGCTCAGCACAACTCATTAGCCGAGATGGCGCGGGACTGGCGGCGGGGGGTTTAGTCGGAGGCGGCCGGAATTTGGCGATGTTTGCCGAAAGCTCCGGGGGCGTGGTGCCAAACAGACTCAGAAATGGCCAGCGGGAACTCCGTACTGACATGTTCCGTTCATTCTTGGCATACTCCGCCACAATACAAAGCATTCATGCACTGACAAGATAACTTGCAAAGAGCATCAACATGTATCCTGCATAAACTAGTAAAAGAATGCATGCTAATGGGACTGCAGTCTCCAAAGCCAACTCCAATTATACCTACCAGAGGCAAAGAGCCGTACATCCCCTGATTCCCACCAATTGATAGTTATCTGTTGCTACATGCTGCATGCtttttttcctacattacaactgtgactacacttcaataagTGCTTTGGGTGTTCCTGAGGGGTTAATGCAACACTTTActttctataaaaacaaaaaacagcggatgctggaaatccaaaacaaaaacagaattacctggaaaaactcagcaggtctggcagcatcggcggagaagaagagttgacgtttcgagtcctcatgacccttcaacagaactgagcgaacattagaaaggggtgaaatataagctggtttaaggttgggggggagagagaaggtgggggatggttacagggacaagcaagcagtgataggagcagataatcaaaagatgtcaaagacaaaggaacaaagaggtgttgaaggtggtgatattatctaaacgaatgtgctaattaagaatggatggcagggcactcaagatacagctctagtgggggtggggtggaaagactagcagggcatacaagatttaaaaataatggaaataggtgggaaaagaaaaatctatataaattattggaaaaaacaaaaggaagggggaagaaacggaaagagggtggagatggaggagggagttcaagatctaaagttgttgaattcaatattcagtccggaaggctgtaaagtgcctaatcggaagatgaggtgctgttcctccagtttgcattgggcttcactagaacaatgcagcaagccaaggacagacatgtgggcaagagagcagggtggagtgttaaaatggcaagcgacagggaggtttgggtctttcttgcggacagaccgcaggtgttctgcaaagcgg is a window from the Carcharodon carcharias isolate sCarCar2 chromosome 7, sCarCar2.pri, whole genome shotgun sequence genome containing:
- the cbfb gene encoding core-binding factor subunit beta isoform X4 codes for the protein MPRVVSDQRSKFENEEFFRKLSRECEIKYTGFRDRPHDERQMRFQNACRDGRSEIAFVASGTNLSLQFFPANWHGEQRQTPTREYVDFERDVGKVCLKAPMILNGVCVIWKGWIDLQRLDGMGCLEFDEDRAQQEDALARQAFEDAQRRARDFEERERSHRDDMEVRATQAGPQSRLQPGERR
- the cbfb gene encoding core-binding factor subunit beta isoform X3; translated protein: MPRVVSDQRSKFENEEFFRKLSRECEIKYTGFRDRPHDERQMRFQNACRDGRSEIAFVASGTNLSLQFFPANWHGEQRQTPTREYVDFERDVGKVCLKAPMILNGVCVIWKGWIDLQRLDGMGCLEFDEDRAQQEDALARQAFEDAQRRARDFEERERSHRDDMEQRRQDPSPGSNLGSGDELKLR